The Deinococcus roseus genome window below encodes:
- a CDS encoding aminotransferase-like domain-containing protein — protein sequence MTSEASRRSSERIYQELKQHIQSSMKPGAPLPSSRSLVEQHQASPNTIQKVVSRLMQEGLVVSRAGRGVFVAEKPQITSSTADFGWQSVLLGASPALQQDFQSLYTPAPAGVIPLGSGYLDASLQPGALLAAAMQRASRRPLIWDRISPEGLEPLRNWFAQKLGVQAQNTLITSGAQTALSTVFSVLAHSEGLPVLVESPCHLGTLAILRSCGMKPIPVPADHAGMRPDLLEQLLQSTSARILTCQPTYQNPTGLCWPEQRRKDILALCKKHGVLIVEDGATQDLGLDGPPPPNLVKMAPEQVVHVYSLTKPVAAGLRIAAIAATGPVLQRLRTALVVDDLFVTGVMQEAALELVTSAQWSRHLKTVQGTLKERRDVLVGQVQVHLPNWKIQHVPTGGFYIWVKLPEDQDDAVFARLALQHGVQVSAGHAWFPAESEGPHLRLSYAGASLEQIRQGVTTLADLGSKK from the coding sequence ATGACTTCTGAAGCTTCCAGACGCTCCTCCGAACGCATCTACCAGGAGCTGAAACAGCACATCCAATCCAGCATGAAACCCGGAGCTCCCCTCCCCTCTTCGCGCAGTCTGGTGGAGCAACACCAGGCCAGCCCCAACACCATCCAGAAAGTGGTTTCCAGATTGATGCAGGAAGGTCTGGTGGTCAGTCGCGCCGGACGGGGGGTGTTTGTGGCAGAAAAACCGCAAATCACATCCAGCACAGCAGACTTCGGGTGGCAATCGGTGCTGCTGGGGGCCAGCCCTGCCCTGCAACAAGATTTCCAGAGCCTGTACACTCCGGCACCTGCAGGGGTGATTCCACTGGGCAGTGGATATCTGGATGCCAGTTTGCAACCCGGTGCGCTGCTGGCGGCTGCCATGCAAAGGGCTTCCCGGCGACCCCTGATCTGGGACCGCATTTCTCCTGAAGGACTGGAACCCCTGCGCAACTGGTTCGCCCAGAAACTTGGTGTGCAGGCCCAGAATACCCTGATCACCTCTGGAGCGCAAACAGCCCTCTCCACGGTCTTCAGCGTGCTGGCCCACTCGGAAGGCCTTCCGGTGCTGGTAGAATCCCCCTGCCATCTGGGCACCCTCGCCATTTTGCGGTCTTGTGGCATGAAACCCATACCGGTTCCGGCGGACCATGCTGGGATGCGTCCTGATTTGCTGGAACAGCTTCTGCAAAGCACCTCAGCCCGGATCCTGACCTGCCAGCCCACCTACCAGAATCCCACAGGCCTGTGCTGGCCTGAACAGCGCAGAAAAGACATCCTTGCCCTCTGCAAAAAACACGGGGTGCTGATTGTGGAAGATGGCGCCACCCAGGATCTGGGCCTGGACGGACCTCCTCCTCCCAATCTGGTGAAAATGGCTCCAGAACAGGTGGTTCATGTGTACTCCCTGACCAAGCCTGTGGCGGCAGGTTTGCGCATCGCAGCCATTGCGGCCACAGGCCCTGTTCTGCAACGCCTGAGAACCGCCCTGGTGGTGGATGACCTTTTTGTGACCGGGGTGATGCAGGAAGCCGCCCTGGAACTGGTGACTTCTGCCCAGTGGTCCAGACACCTGAAAACCGTTCAGGGCACCCTGAAAGAACGACGGGATGTGCTGGTGGGTCAGGTGCAGGTCCATCTGCCCAACTGGAAAATCCAGCATGTGCCCACCGGAGGGTTTTACATCTGGGTCAAACTGCCAGAAGACCAGGACGATGCTGTCTTTGCCAGATTGGCCCTGCAACATGGAGTGCAGGTCAGTGCAGGACATGCCTGGTTTCCTGCAGAAAGCGAAGGACCACACCTCCGTCTGAGTTATGCCGGAGCCAGCCTGGAACAGATCAGGCAGGGCGTGACCACTCTGGCTGATCTGGGTTCAAAAAAATAA
- a CDS encoding GGDEF domain-containing protein produces the protein MTTQPEQVLHSLLKASSERSSRDFLHVLAHELSSLFGAERVLVAESLDISRAQVRLVAGFEGEADLTDAVLDVSTLPCNEVYAGEVVAFTAGLQEQFPLAAPYQSYLGWPLLDATGQLIGHFALYSRQADLAWDQQLLAPVARIMESEVHRILLEREQERLSQELSSLNEKLLQESILDPLTGLLNRQHFTQLLLGEFLRFKRYGESFGLLTIGVDEFRRINDRFGHDAGDMVIKEVAAAINQEIRHGVDMTARLSGEEFVVLAVHARLDNAAVLAERLRRRLGQLSYTLPEGTLKVTCCVGISVVAPEDSTWEQVLKRANIGLYEAKSRGRNQVVAWV, from the coding sequence ATGACCACACAGCCAGAACAGGTACTCCACAGTCTGCTGAAGGCCTCCAGTGAGCGCTCCAGCCGCGATTTCCTCCACGTGCTGGCCCATGAACTGTCCTCCCTTTTTGGCGCAGAACGTGTGCTGGTTGCTGAATCTCTAGACATTTCCAGAGCTCAGGTGCGTCTGGTTGCGGGTTTTGAAGGGGAAGCAGACCTCACAGATGCCGTGCTGGATGTTTCCACTTTGCCCTGCAACGAAGTGTATGCCGGAGAGGTGGTGGCTTTCACTGCAGGCCTGCAGGAACAATTTCCACTTGCAGCCCCTTACCAGAGTTACCTGGGCTGGCCCCTGCTGGATGCCACAGGTCAATTGATTGGACATTTTGCGCTTTATTCCAGACAGGCAGACCTTGCCTGGGACCAGCAACTGCTGGCCCCTGTTGCACGCATCATGGAGTCTGAAGTGCACCGCATCCTGCTGGAACGGGAACAGGAGCGGCTGAGCCAGGAGCTCAGTTCATTGAACGAAAAGCTTTTGCAAGAAAGCATTCTGGACCCCCTGACCGGCCTGCTCAACCGCCAGCATTTCACCCAGTTGCTGCTGGGCGAATTCCTGCGCTTCAAACGGTATGGAGAAAGCTTCGGGCTTTTGACCATTGGGGTGGATGAGTTCCGCCGCATCAACGACCGCTTTGGGCACGATGCTGGAGACATGGTGATCAAAGAAGTGGCTGCAGCCATCAATCAGGAAATCCGCCATGGGGTGGACATGACCGCCCGGCTTTCCGGAGAAGAGTTTGTGGTCCTTGCCGTGCACGCACGCCTGGACAATGCTGCTGTGCTGGCAGAACGCCTGAGGCGTCGTCTGGGACAGCTCAGTTACACCCTGCCCGAAGGCACCCTGAAAGTCACTTGCTGCGTGGGCATCAGTGTGGTCGCTCCAGAAGACAGCACCTGGGAACAGGTGCTCAAACGGGCCAACATTGGTCTGTACGAGGCCAAATCCAGGGGTCGCAATCAGGTGGTGGCCTGGGTTTAA
- a CDS encoding GMC family oxidoreductase: MTHDFIVIGAGSAGCVVTRRLLDAGASVLLLEAGGRDHDPRIKIPAAFSQLFRTTYDWQLYTQPQRHLLGRTLYWPRGKTLGGSGAINAMIVMWGHQQDYAAWGADWSWDQVLPYFQRIEGHFLKTPQHGQGGPMRVSEREFTHPITRAFLRAAVQLGYPATQDFNNGNPNGFGVYHVNHRRGERHSPYHAYLQGISGYTLKTRAQVLRILLHNKIARGVTYLQGGEVRNAFATRGVILTAGAIHSPHLLMHSGIGDPRILKAAGIALEHALPGVGRNLQDHPAVPLIFQATTSDTLETALQPQHVLNYALRKQGPLTSNIAEAGGFIKSQSSLTAPDLQYHMAPVYYRDHGITPPPMPAFSIGPTLLTPSSRGSLWVENSDPLSPPLIDPHYLQEPEDLYALIRGLEVAREIASQAALKPFKGKELLPAHKDLQFHVQNSLQTLYHPVGTCQMGDHNQAVVDDRLQVRGLKNLYITDASVMPTLPRANTQFPTMMVAERAAEWILQN, from the coding sequence ATGACCCATGACTTCATCGTGATCGGCGCAGGCAGTGCAGGATGTGTGGTCACCCGCAGGTTGCTGGATGCGGGAGCCAGCGTGCTGCTGCTGGAAGCCGGAGGAAGGGATCACGATCCCCGCATCAAGATTCCCGCTGCGTTCAGTCAACTGTTCCGAACCACCTATGACTGGCAGCTGTACACCCAGCCCCAGAGGCACCTGCTGGGCAGGACCCTTTACTGGCCCAGAGGCAAAACCCTGGGCGGGTCCGGGGCCATCAATGCCATGATCGTGATGTGGGGACACCAGCAAGATTACGCTGCCTGGGGAGCAGATTGGTCCTGGGATCAGGTGCTGCCTTATTTTCAACGCATCGAAGGGCACTTCCTGAAAACCCCCCAGCATGGACAGGGCGGCCCCATGCGGGTCAGTGAGCGGGAATTCACCCATCCCATCACCAGAGCGTTTTTGCGGGCTGCAGTGCAACTGGGATACCCTGCCACCCAGGACTTCAACAACGGGAACCCCAATGGTTTTGGGGTCTACCATGTCAACCACCGCAGGGGAGAGCGTCATTCCCCCTACCATGCCTATCTGCAGGGCATTTCAGGGTACACCCTCAAAACCAGAGCACAGGTGCTGCGCATTTTGCTGCACAACAAAATCGCCAGAGGGGTGACTTACCTGCAGGGAGGTGAGGTGCGCAATGCTTTTGCCACCCGTGGAGTGATTCTGACTGCTGGGGCCATCCACTCTCCCCATCTGTTGATGCACTCAGGCATTGGAGATCCCCGCATTCTGAAGGCTGCAGGCATAGCTCTGGAACATGCTTTGCCCGGGGTGGGCCGCAACCTGCAAGACCACCCAGCCGTTCCTCTGATTTTCCAGGCCACCACTTCAGACACACTGGAAACTGCCCTGCAACCCCAGCATGTGCTCAACTATGCCCTCAGAAAACAGGGACCCCTGACCAGCAACATTGCAGAAGCAGGGGGGTTCATCAAAAGCCAGTCCAGCCTCACTGCACCTGATCTGCAATACCACATGGCTCCGGTGTACTACCGGGACCATGGCATCACCCCTCCACCCATGCCTGCTTTCAGCATCGGTCCCACCCTGCTCACTCCATCCAGCAGAGGCTCTTTGTGGGTGGAGAATTCAGATCCGTTGTCCCCACCCCTGATTGATCCCCATTACCTGCAGGAACCCGAAGACCTCTATGCCCTGATTCGGGGTCTGGAGGTGGCCCGCGAGATTGCCAGTCAGGCAGCCCTGAAACCCTTCAAGGGCAAAGAGCTCCTGCCTGCCCACAAGGACCTGCAATTTCATGTGCAGAACAGCCTGCAAACCCTCTATCACCCTGTGGGCACCTGCCAGATGGGAGACCACAATCAGGCAGTGGTCGATGACCGTTTGCAGGTGAGGGGTTTGAAAAACCTCTACATCACAGATGCTTCAGTGATGCCCACACTGCCCAGAGCCAACACCCAGTTTCCCACAATGATGGTGGCAGAGCGGGCCGCAGAATGGATTCTGCAGAACTGA
- a CDS encoding PaaI family thioesterase, with product MQTEMLNQMLATVPFNGWMNVQVTGLQKGAATCTLEPRRELLNHIGTLHAAVQFGLAESACGAAIASSLPGGLLAYTPLITRVDFQYLAALKGKGTARAQIAEDALENLLSELEVAGRTRVNVQVEVTGEDGVVAAAGTLEWYVRKNQN from the coding sequence ATGCAAACCGAAATGCTCAACCAGATGCTGGCAACGGTTCCCTTCAATGGCTGGATGAATGTGCAGGTCACCGGGCTGCAAAAAGGTGCAGCCACCTGCACCCTGGAACCCCGCAGAGAACTGCTCAACCACATTGGCACCCTGCATGCTGCAGTGCAATTTGGATTGGCGGAATCCGCCTGTGGTGCAGCCATCGCCAGTTCCCTCCCTGGAGGCCTTCTGGCTTACACCCCCCTGATCACCAGAGTGGACTTTCAGTATCTTGCAGCCCTGAAAGGCAAAGGCACTGCCCGGGCACAAATTGCAGAAGATGCCCTGGAAAACCTGCTTTCAGAGCTGGAAGTTGCAGGCAGAACCCGCGTCAATGTGCAGGTGGAAGTCACAGGAGAAGATGGTGTGGTTGCCGCTGCTGGCACGCTGGAGTGGTACGTGCGCAAAAACCAGAATTGA
- a CDS encoding alpha-amylase family glycosyl hydrolase has product MKKRHGVLALLTLSLAACSQQTPQVSLSNQTSIKPQTISGSAIDDWRKQVIYLLFTDRFSNGNTANDNAGSANCFDPANARKFHGGDLQGLQNKLAYIKDLGATAIWTTPVYEQVGQQSDGSCGYHGYWPKYSYPGNINIEPKLGSGTDLTNLITTMHNSTYNMKYIMDMVVNHGGVGAPITTQQPSWIHPPKPQCTYLGDPDIYCDLYALPDFAQENSAVASYLTNLSKQWVTTYNVDSIRMDTARHVPNSYWSGSWVPGINAAKANVFTFAEAFYDTNPSDLTPFMNAGFDSVINFPLRKAFVDSIAKGGSLDILASKISSYYTTWGADRSLLTINLLDNHDVQRFLNEPGAGVAETDIRKRYQLALGSLFTVPGIPQIYYGDEIGMYGGTDPDNRKDMPSWAWTDTGRNTTASGFLAGGATPKATYDYLKKLTGIRTSNEALWKGSYTELWRPNGGQNVFAYYRGSGSNRIVVVINTSTSTSSINVPIQSSGISATDKAALTNGTVFTDQLAAGAPSTATVTSGSLPVSIPAQSMAIYKAGGTPPPPTGTAVTFQVSASTWVGQSLYLVGNTTELGAWNTANALPMTASNCSGSVCTWKTTATLPAGAVQFKFIKKPGDNNAAVTWEGGSNRSYTVPSTGPVTYSGGNWQP; this is encoded by the coding sequence GTGAAGAAACGTCATGGTGTATTGGCCCTGCTGACCCTGTCTCTTGCCGCCTGCAGCCAGCAGACCCCCCAGGTTTCTCTGTCCAACCAGACCAGCATCAAACCCCAGACCATCAGTGGAAGCGCCATTGATGACTGGCGCAAACAGGTGATCTACCTGCTCTTCACAGACCGGTTCTCCAATGGCAACACTGCCAATGACAATGCTGGATCGGCCAACTGTTTTGACCCTGCCAATGCCCGCAAATTTCACGGGGGCGACCTCCAGGGTTTGCAAAACAAGCTGGCTTACATCAAGGATCTGGGTGCCACGGCCATCTGGACCACTCCCGTTTATGAACAGGTGGGTCAACAGAGTGACGGTTCTTGTGGCTATCACGGCTACTGGCCCAAATACAGCTACCCGGGCAACATCAACATCGAACCCAAACTGGGCAGTGGTACAGACCTCACCAACCTGATCACCACCATGCACAACAGCACCTACAACATGAAATACATCATGGACATGGTGGTCAACCACGGAGGGGTGGGGGCACCCATCACCACCCAGCAACCCAGCTGGATTCACCCCCCCAAGCCCCAGTGCACTTATCTGGGCGATCCAGACATTTACTGTGACCTGTACGCCCTGCCTGACTTTGCTCAGGAAAACAGTGCAGTGGCCAGTTACCTGACCAACCTTTCCAAGCAGTGGGTCACCACCTACAATGTGGACTCCATTCGCATGGACACCGCCCGACACGTTCCCAACAGCTACTGGTCTGGCAGCTGGGTTCCGGGCATCAATGCAGCCAAAGCCAATGTGTTCACTTTTGCAGAAGCCTTCTACGACACCAACCCCAGCGACCTGACCCCCTTCATGAATGCTGGCTTTGATTCGGTGATCAACTTCCCGCTCAGAAAAGCCTTTGTGGATTCCATTGCCAAGGGAGGAAGCCTGGACATTCTGGCCAGCAAGATCAGCAGCTATTACACCACCTGGGGTGCAGACCGCTCCCTGCTGACCATCAATTTGCTGGACAACCACGATGTGCAGCGTTTCCTCAACGAACCTGGCGCAGGTGTGGCTGAAACCGATATTCGCAAGCGTTACCAGCTGGCTCTGGGCTCCCTGTTCACGGTTCCTGGTATTCCGCAAATCTACTACGGAGATGAAATCGGGATGTACGGCGGAACGGACCCGGACAACCGCAAAGACATGCCTTCCTGGGCCTGGACCGACACCGGCAGAAACACCACGGCCAGCGGATTCCTGGCAGGTGGCGCAACCCCCAAAGCCACCTACGATTACCTGAAGAAACTCACCGGCATTCGCACCAGCAACGAAGCCCTCTGGAAAGGCAGTTACACTGAACTCTGGCGTCCCAATGGCGGACAGAACGTGTTTGCCTATTACCGGGGCAGTGGCAGCAACCGCATTGTGGTGGTGATCAACACCTCCACCTCCACCTCCAGCATCAATGTGCCCATTCAGAGCAGCGGAATCAGTGCCACCGACAAAGCAGCCCTGACCAATGGAACGGTCTTCACCGATCAACTGGCTGCAGGCGCTCCATCCACTGCCACCGTGACCAGTGGAAGCCTCCCCGTCAGCATTCCAGCCCAGAGCATGGCCATCTATAAGGCAGGCGGCACCCCGCCACCTCCCACGGGTACTGCTGTGACGTTCCAGGTTTCTGCCAGCACCTGGGTGGGCCAGAGCCTCTATCTGGTGGGCAACACCACCGAACTGGGTGCATGGAACACCGCAAATGCCCTGCCCATGACGGCCAGCAACTGCTCGGGTTCGGTGTGCACCTGGAAGACCACGGCCACCCTGCCTGCCGGAGCCGTCCAGTTCAAATTCATCAAGAAACCCGGAGACAACAATGCAGCGGTCACCTGGGAAGGTGGAAGCAACCGCAGCTACACCGTGCCTTCCACGGGTCCTGTCACCTACAGTGGCGGCAACTGGCAACCCTGA
- a CDS encoding tetratricopeptide repeat protein, with the protein MQDTINYIHQVMQEDRFDLAFQTLDQIYPKKSEQERAQLALLAAELYALHGPELIDEGLGALMSAAELDETLAETPRFQVLRGFFLSYGEDTEDASEDALAGTQGDDTSRFFAACTLMNLGEDQQARDILHVLAEDRLPEHLKWRFHAWYGKLLDQAGEFQPAGEEYRSALRLVKVPWHQFVLSLDLSNVLLSQNELSDAQKLLEFIESYLDLVTPEQKLQYAYTLAQVHLNQSHYPDALKWIEEADRLEKELGDPSYGVALVFGQALMGLGRPAEALVHFKDALNLTETEASYCLHEIGIAHLDSDQPLEALENLQQVLRDPDYAYLPEAQADLADAEYRMGRLTEAETLAQDALEQGAVVPASLVLGNIAMDYYHLDEALNHYQRVADTAAEGGREWLVSQQMMADILVQQGFAQPDHILVHAEQALKFTDPSDDWYLTLQGYVSRAKDVLQQADQRTLN; encoded by the coding sequence TTGCAAGACACCATCAATTACATCCACCAGGTGATGCAGGAAGACCGTTTTGACCTGGCCTTCCAGACCCTGGATCAGATTTACCCGAAAAAAAGCGAGCAGGAACGGGCACAACTGGCCCTGCTGGCTGCTGAATTGTACGCTTTGCACGGCCCTGAGTTGATCGACGAAGGACTGGGTGCCCTGATGTCTGCTGCAGAACTCGATGAAACCCTGGCAGAGACGCCCCGTTTTCAGGTGTTGAGGGGTTTCTTTCTGAGTTATGGCGAAGACACAGAAGATGCCAGCGAAGACGCTCTGGCCGGAACCCAGGGAGATGACACCAGCCGTTTTTTTGCGGCATGCACCCTGATGAACCTCGGAGAAGACCAGCAGGCCCGTGACATCTTGCATGTTCTGGCAGAGGACAGGTTACCAGAACACCTGAAATGGCGTTTTCATGCCTGGTATGGCAAATTGCTGGATCAGGCCGGAGAATTTCAACCTGCGGGAGAGGAATACCGCTCGGCACTCAGGCTGGTCAAAGTCCCCTGGCACCAGTTTGTGCTCAGCCTGGATCTGTCCAATGTGCTGCTTTCCCAGAATGAGCTTTCAGATGCCCAGAAATTGCTGGAATTCATCGAGTCCTATCTGGACCTGGTGACACCAGAGCAGAAGTTGCAATATGCCTACACCCTGGCCCAGGTGCACCTGAACCAGAGCCATTATCCGGATGCCCTGAAATGGATTGAAGAGGCAGACCGTCTGGAAAAAGAACTGGGAGACCCCAGTTATGGGGTGGCCCTGGTGTTTGGACAGGCCCTGATGGGGCTTGGCCGTCCAGCAGAGGCTCTGGTGCACTTCAAAGATGCCCTCAATTTGACCGAGACAGAAGCCAGTTACTGCCTGCATGAAATTGGCATTGCCCATCTGGACAGCGATCAGCCCCTGGAAGCCCTGGAAAACTTGCAACAGGTGCTGCGTGACCCGGATTATGCCTACCTTCCAGAAGCCCAGGCAGATCTGGCCGATGCCGAATACCGCATGGGTCGTCTGACCGAAGCAGAAACCCTGGCCCAGGATGCCCTTGAACAGGGTGCTGTGGTGCCGGCCAGTCTGGTGCTGGGCAACATTGCCATGGATTACTACCACCTGGACGAGGCCCTGAACCATTATCAGCGTGTGGCAGACACGGCAGCAGAAGGGGGAAGGGAATGGCTGGTGTCCCAGCAGATGATGGCAGACATTCTGGTGCAGCAGGGTTTCGCACAGCCTGACCACATTCTGGTGCATGCAGAGCAGGCCCTGAAATTCACTGATCCCAGCGATGACTGGTATTTGACGCTGCAGGGGTATGTGTCCCGTGCCAAAGATGTGCTGCAGCAGGCAGACCAGCGCACCCTCAATTGA
- the ftsH gene encoding ATP-dependent zinc metalloprotease FtsH codes for MIRIQPWFLVLIVLIALAVITGSNGVSRTSEVSYTTFTQLVKDQKVESVEIDGSASTAYVKLIAPEDVATVNGQDKSISVFRVNLVSDASIPDSTLIPDLKEAGVQVHRQLPNQWWGLLLSFGPVLLLVALFYFVFMRAQGGQSQVFQFGQSRAKRYGKENKVPTKFSDVAGHEEAKRELVEVVDFLKNPTKYHQIGAEIPKGVLLVGPPGTGKTLLARAVAGEADVPFFTVSASEFMEMFVGVGASRVRTLFDEARKGAPAIIFIDEIDSIGRKRGAGIGGGHDEREQTLNQILSEMDGFDKTSSVIVLGATNRPDILDPALLRPGRFDRQVTIDLPNLKEREAILKVHMRNKPIAEDVSLDELSRATSYFSGADLKNLVNEAALEAGRVNKTRIEMHDFYRALDKITLGLENSSLTITEEERKAIAYHEAGHAVAAAVLPGTDRLQKVSIIPRGRALGAAFYLPEERAMVSQEKLENQLVYTLGGRAAEEIFIGQISTGASNDFKQAMTVAKRMVLEWGMGENFRNMAFGSDSGPVFLGEDIAHRKDFSDHTARLVDEDVKRILDNAYERAKSVLREYAGAMHEVSRLLLETEMITGDTVREAIKRNGLSKEAYPSIS; via the coding sequence TTGATACGCATACAGCCCTGGTTTCTGGTTTTGATCGTCCTGATCGCACTCGCGGTCATCACCGGATCAAACGGAGTCTCGAGAACTTCGGAAGTCAGTTACACCACATTCACGCAACTCGTCAAAGACCAAAAAGTTGAATCTGTTGAAATCGATGGCAGTGCCTCAACGGCCTATGTCAAGTTGATTGCACCTGAAGATGTTGCCACTGTGAATGGACAGGACAAGTCCATCAGTGTCTTCAGGGTCAATCTGGTTTCCGATGCCAGCATTCCCGATTCCACCCTCATTCCCGACCTGAAAGAAGCCGGTGTTCAAGTCCACAGGCAGTTGCCCAACCAGTGGTGGGGTTTGCTGCTCTCCTTCGGGCCCGTGCTCTTGCTGGTGGCCCTCTTCTACTTTGTGTTCATGCGGGCACAGGGCGGACAGAGCCAGGTCTTCCAGTTCGGACAGTCCCGTGCCAAACGGTATGGCAAGGAAAACAAGGTTCCCACCAAGTTCTCTGATGTGGCTGGCCATGAAGAAGCCAAACGCGAACTGGTGGAGGTGGTGGATTTCCTGAAAAACCCCACCAAGTATCACCAGATTGGCGCAGAGATCCCCAAGGGCGTCTTGCTGGTGGGCCCTCCCGGAACCGGTAAAACCCTGCTGGCCCGTGCCGTTGCAGGTGAAGCCGATGTTCCTTTCTTCACCGTCAGTGCTTCCGAGTTCATGGAGATGTTCGTCGGGGTGGGTGCCAGCCGTGTGCGCACCCTCTTTGATGAAGCCCGCAAAGGTGCTCCCGCCATCATCTTCATCGACGAGATCGACTCGATTGGCCGCAAACGTGGTGCAGGCATTGGTGGGGGTCACGATGAGCGTGAACAGACCCTCAACCAGATCCTCTCCGAGATGGACGGCTTCGACAAGACCTCCAGTGTGATCGTGCTGGGTGCCACCAACCGTCCTGACATTCTGGACCCTGCCCTGCTGCGTCCCGGACGTTTTGACCGTCAGGTCACCATCGATCTGCCCAACCTCAAAGAGCGTGAAGCCATCCTGAAAGTGCACATGCGCAACAAACCCATTGCTGAAGATGTCAGCCTGGATGAGCTGTCCCGTGCCACCTCTTACTTCAGTGGTGCAGACCTCAAAAACCTGGTGAACGAGGCTGCCCTGGAAGCAGGTCGCGTCAACAAGACCCGCATAGAGATGCACGACTTCTACCGCGCGCTGGACAAGATCACCCTGGGTCTGGAAAACTCCAGCCTCACCATCACCGAAGAAGAGCGCAAAGCCATTGCTTACCACGAAGCCGGGCACGCTGTGGCTGCTGCTGTGCTTCCCGGAACGGACCGCCTGCAGAAAGTCTCCATCATCCCCAGAGGCCGTGCCCTTGGTGCAGCCTTCTACCTGCCTGAAGAGCGCGCCATGGTCAGCCAGGAAAAACTGGAAAACCAGCTGGTGTACACCCTCGGAGGCCGCGCTGCAGAAGAAATCTTCATCGGTCAGATTTCCACTGGTGCTTCCAATGACTTCAAACAGGCCATGACCGTCGCCAAACGCATGGTGCTGGAATGGGGCATGGGCGAGAACTTCCGCAACATGGCCTTCGGGTCAGACTCTGGTCCAGTGTTCCTCGGAGAAGACATTGCCCACCGCAAAGACTTCTCTGACCACACCGCCAGATTGGTGGATGAAGATGTCAAACGCATCCTGGACAATGCTTACGAGCGTGCCAAGAGCGTCTTGAGGGAATACGCCGGAGCCATGCATGAGGTGTCCCGCTTGCTGCTGGAAACCGAAATGATCACCGGAGACACTGTCCGT